The Naumovozyma dairenensis CBS 421 chromosome 3, complete genome genome has a window encoding:
- the HRQ1 gene encoding ATP-dependent 3'-5' DNA helicase (similar to Saccharomyces cerevisiae YDR291W; ancestral locus Anc_5.301) produces the protein MEPANKKIKLEDKDNNAIDEYKNIRSLFFRLNTIYTFLICRKHVIPTFKTLTEPISAALKRPVTELDLAKIAVLMPRGCVFRYIDENQIHTETKVFDWNNGGYQQKENDIFQLKEVADQFSDSKSTQVLIFEFIDGNMKRSWTSGDPNSQVKLPTYSTEEMKKMISKREDFFRINLDAFIDKALKEGFDPYKHLTALAEKVLPKEKSYEDPIEQMMKIKAEQNNENVLDEETGLTRPSIDNMIKKLMKLDWYTDQIKEHYTIPERSAAYGELDFELSPNIYSILEHERFYSHQAHAINAIHAGQNVIITTSTSSGKSLIYQLSAIDILLKDPEATCMYIFPTKALAQDQKRAFEDLISKIPELREMRVDTYDGDTEQHERSVIRKNARVIFTNPDMIHASILPNHTNWRHFLYNLKIVVVDELHVYRGLFGSNVALVMRRLLRLSKCFYENKSIRFISCSATLREPIQHMKNMFGIEDVKLVHEDGSPRGTKHLVVWNPPVLSQHERKRENFIRESAKNLVELILRNIRTIAFCFVRRVCELLMKEVRNILSDMGREDLLVDVMSYRGGYSASDRRKIEREMFHGNLKAVISTNALELGIDIGGLDAVLMCGFPLSMANFHQQSGRAGRRNQDSLTLVVASDSPVDQHYVAHPDILLHGDDPESYQDLVLDFDNLLVLEGHVQCAAFELPIDIERDKVFFKEEHLIKICQERLQYNKEGYHANNRFLPWPPKEVSLRGVEEDKYAVIDITNGRNIVIEEIEASRTSFTLYDGGIFIHQGYPYLVKEFDTDERYALVQRVDVDWVTNQRDFTDVDPQLIEMVRSLDDSDVPVYYGKIRTTIIVFGFFKIDKYKRIIDAVETNNQPIVFYSKGLWIDIPAKALEICEAKQLNAPGAIHAAQHAIMGLFPRFIVSGVDEIQTECKAPEKEFAERQTKRIRPARLIFYDSKGGEYGSGLSTKAFEHVDDILEATLERIDECTCEDGCPDCVAATYCKERSMVLSKPGAQVLLRCILGKDDSMYIDKIKDGPEPNLPDIKVQTIAPVREHVKFSKELKIIDSRNVDTN, from the coding sequence ATGGAACCAGCTAACAAGAAAATCAAGCTggaagataaagataataatgcGATTGATGAATATAAAAACATAAGATCCCTCTTTTTCAGATTAAATACGATCTATACATTCCTCATATGTAGAAAACATGTTATTCCCACATTTAAAACGCTTACTGAACCAATATCTGCTGCTTTGAAGAGGCCAGTGACAGAATTGGATCTCGCAAAGATTGCCGTCCTGATGCCTCGAGGATGTGTGTTTAGGTACATTGATGAGAATCAAATACACACTGAAACCAAAGTATTTGATTGGAATAATGGCGGATATcaacaaaaggaaaatgatatatttcaaCTAAAAGAGGTAGCTGACCAATTTTCGGATAGTAAATCAACTCAAGTACTTATTTTTGAGTTCATTGATGGTAATATGAAAAGATCATGGACTTCCGGTGATCCAAATTCGCAGGTAAAGTTACCAACATACTCTACAGAggaaatgaagaagatgatcTCTAAAAGAGAGGATTTTTTCAGAATTAACCTAGACGCATTTATAGATAAGGCTTTGAAAGAAGGATTTGATCCATACAAACATTTAACTGCATTGGCTGAGAAAGTTTTAcccaaagaaaaatcatatGAAGATCCAATTGaacagatgatgaaaatcAAAGCtgaacaaaataatgaGAACGTTTTGGATGAAGAGACAGGCCTAACTAGACCCAGTATTGATAATATgatcaaaaaattaatgaaactaGACTGGTATACAGATCAAATCAAAGAGCATTATACAATCCCAGAAAGAAGTGCAGCATATGGAGAGCTTGATTTTGAACTGTCACccaatatatattcaattttagaACATGAGCGCTTTTATTCACATCAAGCTCATGCGATCAATGCCATCCATGCAGGTCAAAATGTCATAATTACAACGTCCACTTCATCGGGTAAATCTCTTATATATCAATTATCTGCGatagatatattattgaaggACCCTGAGGCCACatgtatgtatatttttccCACGAAGGCTTTAGCACAAGATCAGAAAAGAGCATTTGAGGACCTTATTTCTAAAATCCCAGAATTACGTGAAATGCGTGTCGATACATACGATGGAGACACAGAACAACATGAGAGATCGGTTATTAGGAAAAACGCAAGAGTTATATTCACAAACCCCGATATGATACATGCAAGCATTCTACCGAATCATACTAATTGGAGACATTTCCTTTATAATCTAAAAATAGTGGTTGTCGATGAATTGCACGTTTACAGAGGTTTGTTTGGTTCCAATGTAGCATTGGTTATGAGACGATTGCTAAGACTAAGCAAATGTTTCTATGAAAATAAGTCCATACGGTTTATCTCCTGTTCTGCAACGTTACGGGAGCCTATTCAACAcatgaaaaatatgtttGGTATTGAAGACGTCAAGCTGGTTCATGAAGACGGATCCCCAAGAGGTACAAAACATTTGGTTGTATGGAATCCACCAGTATTATCTCAACatgaaaggaaaagagaaaatttTATCCGTGAAAGTGCAAAAAATCTGGTAGAGTTAATCCTTAGAAATATAAGAACGATAGCATTCTGTTTTGTGAGAAGAGTATGTGAATTACTAATGAAAGAGGTAAGAAATATACTTTCCGATATGGGGAGGGAAGATCTTTTGGTTGATGTTATGTCCTATAGAGGTGGTTACTCTGCTTCAGATAGACGTAAGATTGAACGTGAGATGTTCCATGGAAACTTAAAAGCGGTTATTTCAACCAATGCTTTGGAATTAGGTATTGACATTGGTGGTCTGGATGCGGTCCTCATGTGTGGATTTCCCTTATCAATGGCAAACTTCCATCAACAAAGTGGGAGGGCTGGGAGAAGAAATCAAGATTCTTTGACTTTAGTTGTTGCTAGTGATTCGCCAGTAGATCAACACTATGTTGCACATCCGgatatattattacatGGTGATGATCCTGAGTCATACCAAGATTTGGTTCTAGATTTCGATAATTTACTAGTACTCGAGGGACATGTTCAATGCGCTGCTTTTGAACTACCGATAGATATTGAACGAGATAaagttttttttaaagaagaacaCTTAATTAAAATTTGTCAAGAAAGGCTACAGTATAATAAAGAAGGTTATCATGCAAACAATAGGTTTTTACCTTGGCCACCAAAAGAAGTTTCTCTACGAGgagttgaagaagataaatatGCGGTAATCGATATAACCAACGGTAGAAATATTGTAATCgaagaaattgaagcaTCTAGAACTAGTTTTACCTTATATGATGGGGGTATCTTTATTCATCAAGGTTATCCATACCTTGTGAAAGAGTTTGACACTGATGAGAGGTATGCCCTTGTTCAAAGAGTTGATGTCGATTGGGTTACAAATCAAAGAGATTTCACCGACGTCGATCCTCAGTTGATAGAAATGGTTAGATCGCTAGATGATAGTGATGTTCCTGTTTATTATGGTAAAATACGAACTACAATTATAGTCTTtggatttttcaaaattgataaatataagAGAATTATTGATGCAGTAGAGACCAATAATCAGCCAATTGTTTTTTATTCGAAAGGGTTATGGATTGATATTCCAGCAAAGGCCTTAGAGATTTGTGAAGCTAAACAATTGAATGCTCCAGGTGCGATTCATGCAGCTCAACATGCAATCATGGGGTTATTCCCAAGATTTATAGTGTCAGGTGTCGATGAAATCCAGACTGAATGTAAAGCCCCGGAAAAGGAGTTTGCTGAACGACAAACGAAAAGAATACGACCAGCCAGACTTATTTTTTATGATTCAAAAGGGGGCGAATACGGTTCTGGATTGTCTACGAAAGCTTTTGAACATGTTGATGATATACTTGAGGCAACTTTAGAACGTATAGACGAGTGTACCTGTGAAGATGGATGTCCCGATTGTGTCGCCGCTACATATTGTAAGGAACGTAGTATGGTTCTTTCCAAGCCTGGGGCACAAGTATTACTGCGTTGCATTCTTGGGAAAGATGATTCGATGTATATTGACAAGATTAAAGATGGACCAGAGCCCAACTTACCCGATATTAAAGTGCAAACAATAGCCCCAGTAAGGGAACACGTTAAATTTTCGAAAGAGTTGAAAATT